Proteins encoded within one genomic window of Thermococcus celer Vu 13 = JCM 8558:
- a CDS encoding ASCH domain-containing protein, with protein sequence MEHVIALHQVYAELIFRGLKTVELRKARAFDEGDTVFIYVARGNPYELRDTLRRLGLHPEQTLTERGTIAGGFEVGEVIEADPDTLWEMAGETSGLALVHGENGKRWLKEYVGNRGYAFTVERPFLFREPVSREEMGEKYGVRVEGIIHLSRKTRKGWVRELIEDLLAREAFYL encoded by the coding sequence ATGGAGCACGTTATAGCCCTCCACCAGGTCTACGCGGAGCTGATATTCCGCGGACTGAAGACGGTGGAGCTGAGGAAGGCGAGGGCGTTCGATGAGGGGGACACGGTTTTCATCTACGTGGCGAGGGGAAACCCCTACGAGCTCAGGGACACGCTGAGGAGACTCGGCCTCCACCCGGAGCAGACCCTGACGGAGAGGGGCACGATAGCGGGCGGCTTCGAGGTGGGGGAGGTCATCGAGGCCGACCCGGATACGCTGTGGGAGATGGCCGGTGAGACGAGCGGCCTGGCCCTGGTCCACGGTGAGAACGGGAAGCGCTGGCTGAAGGAGTACGTGGGGAATCGCGGGTACGCTTTCACGGTGGAGCGGCCCTTCCTCTTCAGAGAGCCGGTGAGCAGGGAGGAGATGGGGGAGAAATACGGGGTTCGCGTCGAGGGGATAATCCACCTGTCGAGGAAAACGAGAAAAGGGTGGGTCAGAGAACTCATAGAGGACCTTCTCGCGAGGGAGGCGTTCTACCTTTAA
- the iorA gene encoding indolepyruvate ferredoxin oxidoreductase subunit alpha produces MGNEAIAYGALESGVVFATGYPGTPSTEIVETIARLKPEVFAEWAPNEKVALEEAAGVAYTGLRALVTMKCVGLNVAADPLMSLAYSGVEGGLVVLVADDPGPHTSQTEQDDRYYGKLSLLPVLEPSDPQEAHDLIIYAYELSERYKVPVIFRTTTRVNHTTADVEVGGFVELDRKPVFKKDIERYVRASMEGNRKRHRWLNETLMKIEEEFNSTPFNRIEGEGRIGIIVEGAPYNYVREILPRINGDFRVLKLSTPHPLPRKLITDFLREVDSAIVIEEGAPFLEEEVKVAAYEAGLSVPIHGKRTGHLPLEGELTPSLVENALLKLIGEEKEAYEKPEEVKLAESLAPKRPPVMCPGCPHRGSYRAALDALRDLKLGRYSVPIHGDIGCYALSLLPPLEAIWTEYVMGASISLANGQSIAMGKKIIATIGDSTFFHNGIQPLVDAVYKNLNVLVMILDNRTTAMTGHQPHPGTGGSETGRKFNEIDIESLVKALGVRYVRTVDPYDLKATREAIKEAMKVEGPAVIIAKRECVIPVIRRGEVGEKPVVVEDKCTGCKACILLTGCPALVYDPATKKVRIDPLLCTGCGVCNQVCPFDAIEFPSELEENR; encoded by the coding sequence ATGGGGAACGAGGCCATAGCCTACGGTGCCCTCGAGAGCGGCGTTGTTTTCGCAACCGGTTACCCGGGAACGCCCTCGACGGAGATCGTGGAGACCATAGCGAGGCTCAAACCGGAGGTCTTCGCCGAGTGGGCGCCCAACGAGAAGGTGGCCCTCGAGGAGGCGGCGGGGGTCGCCTACACCGGCCTTCGAGCCTTGGTAACCATGAAGTGCGTCGGCCTCAACGTCGCGGCGGATCCGCTGATGAGTCTGGCCTACTCGGGCGTCGAGGGCGGACTCGTCGTTCTCGTTGCCGACGACCCCGGGCCGCACACCAGCCAGACCGAGCAGGACGACCGCTACTACGGAAAGCTCTCGCTCCTGCCGGTTCTCGAACCGTCTGATCCCCAGGAGGCCCACGACCTGATCATCTACGCCTACGAGCTGAGCGAGAGGTACAAGGTTCCCGTCATCTTCAGGACAACCACGAGGGTGAACCACACGACCGCGGACGTTGAGGTGGGAGGGTTCGTCGAGCTCGACAGAAAGCCGGTCTTCAAGAAGGACATCGAGCGCTACGTGAGGGCCAGCATGGAGGGCAACAGGAAGAGGCATAGATGGCTCAACGAGACGCTGATGAAAATAGAGGAGGAGTTCAACTCGACCCCCTTCAACCGGATTGAGGGGGAGGGAAGGATCGGAATCATAGTCGAGGGGGCCCCCTACAACTACGTGAGGGAGATCCTGCCCAGGATCAACGGTGATTTCAGGGTTCTCAAGCTCTCGACGCCTCACCCGCTCCCGAGGAAGCTGATCACGGATTTTCTGAGGGAAGTTGATTCGGCGATTGTTATCGAGGAGGGGGCACCGTTCCTCGAGGAGGAGGTCAAGGTCGCGGCCTACGAGGCAGGCCTTAGCGTTCCGATACACGGCAAGAGGACCGGCCACCTCCCGCTCGAGGGGGAGCTGACGCCCTCGCTGGTCGAGAACGCGCTCTTGAAGCTTATCGGTGAGGAGAAGGAGGCCTACGAGAAGCCCGAGGAGGTCAAACTGGCGGAGAGCCTCGCCCCGAAGAGGCCGCCCGTGATGTGCCCCGGCTGTCCCCACAGGGGTAGTTACCGCGCCGCCCTCGACGCGCTCAGGGACCTAAAGCTCGGCCGCTACTCAGTCCCGATACACGGCGACATAGGCTGTTACGCCCTCTCCCTCCTCCCGCCGCTCGAGGCCATCTGGACGGAGTACGTCATGGGCGCGAGCATAAGCCTTGCCAACGGCCAGAGCATCGCCATGGGCAAGAAGATAATCGCGACCATCGGCGACTCCACCTTCTTCCACAACGGGATCCAGCCGCTGGTTGATGCGGTCTACAAGAACCTGAACGTCCTCGTCATGATACTCGACAACAGGACGACGGCGATGACGGGCCACCAGCCCCACCCCGGAACGGGCGGGAGCGAAACGGGCAGGAAGTTCAACGAGATAGACATCGAATCGCTGGTTAAGGCCCTCGGGGTGAGGTACGTCAGGACCGTTGACCCCTACGACCTAAAGGCCACGAGGGAGGCCATAAAAGAGGCCATGAAGGTCGAGGGGCCGGCGGTGATAATCGCCAAGAGGGAGTGCGTCATACCCGTGATAAGGCGCGGGGAGGTGGGTGAGAAGCCCGTCGTCGTCGAGGACAAGTGCACGGGCTGTAAAGCCTGCATCCTCCTCACCGGCTGTCCCGCCCTCGTCTACGACCCCGCCACAAAGAAGGTCAGGATAGACCCCCTGCTCTGCACGGGCTGCGGCGTCTGCAACCAAGTTTGTCCCTTCGACGCCATAGAGTTCCCGAGCGAGCTGGAGGAGAATCGGTGA
- a CDS encoding HIT family protein — protein MKCPFCNPEPGVVLHEDGLIRVLLDSYPASRGHLLVVPRRHVESWWELSGEEKSALMAGMELAMEKLRETLRPDAFNVGMNLGKAAGQTVPHLHLHVIPRWEGDCNHPRGGVRKAVLDVADENLDLRERWVRNGLTEKEVERLRRAFKP, from the coding sequence ATGAAGTGTCCGTTCTGCAATCCAGAACCCGGAGTGGTTCTCCACGAGGACGGGCTGATAAGGGTACTGCTGGACTCGTATCCCGCAAGCAGAGGGCACCTGCTCGTAGTTCCAAGGAGACACGTCGAGAGCTGGTGGGAGCTGAGCGGGGAGGAGAAAAGCGCCCTGATGGCGGGAATGGAACTGGCGATGGAGAAGCTCAGGGAAACGCTGAGACCGGACGCCTTCAACGTGGGCATGAACCTCGGAAAGGCGGCGGGGCAGACGGTTCCCCATCTCCACCTCCACGTCATCCCGCGGTGGGAAGGGGACTGCAACCATCCCCGGGGTGGCGTCAGGAAGGCCGTGCTCGACGTCGCGGACGAGAACCTCGATCTAAGGGAGCGGTGGGTGAGGAACGGGCTTACGGAAAAAGAAGTGGAGCGGCTGAGAAGAGCTTTTAAGCCTTGA
- a CDS encoding homoserine dehydrogenase, protein MSVREVKLSLFGFGNVGRSVARVLLEKEAFFRERYGLRFRVVSVADTTAVVWLPEGVDLREALIVKESFGRLSEWTNDYEVYNLSPVGAVGEIDADIVVDVTNDKNAHTWHLAALRDGKAVVTSNKPPLAFHYAELTEEAGRRGLPYMFEATVMAGTPVVGLLRDNLLGDSVEEIEAVLNATTTFILSRMEEGLDFEGALKRAQEMGIAERDPRGDVLGTDAGYKATILHCLAFHPITYGEARVRGIEGITLEDVRRAVERGNTVRLVAEVREGKVTVEPREIPGESPLAVESHENVAVIRTDLLGEMVIKGAGAGLRETASGVVSDIVKASLRLGG, encoded by the coding sequence ATGTCCGTGAGGGAGGTAAAGCTCTCGCTCTTCGGTTTTGGAAACGTGGGGAGATCCGTCGCGAGGGTTCTTCTGGAAAAGGAAGCGTTCTTCAGGGAAAGATACGGGCTGAGGTTCAGGGTGGTGAGCGTAGCGGACACCACCGCCGTCGTGTGGCTCCCCGAGGGCGTCGATTTGAGGGAGGCCCTCATCGTCAAGGAGAGCTTTGGGAGGCTATCTGAGTGGACCAACGACTACGAGGTTTACAACCTCTCCCCAGTTGGGGCGGTGGGGGAGATCGACGCCGACATCGTGGTCGACGTCACCAACGATAAAAACGCCCACACCTGGCACCTGGCCGCCCTGAGGGACGGGAAGGCTGTGGTGACGAGCAACAAACCGCCCCTGGCGTTTCACTACGCCGAGCTAACGGAAGAGGCAGGGAGGAGGGGCTTACCTTACATGTTCGAGGCCACCGTGATGGCGGGAACGCCCGTTGTGGGCCTACTCCGCGATAACCTGCTCGGCGACTCCGTGGAGGAGATAGAGGCCGTCCTGAACGCCACCACCACGTTCATCCTTAGCCGGATGGAGGAGGGACTGGATTTTGAGGGGGCCCTTAAGCGGGCGCAGGAGATGGGAATAGCCGAGAGGGATCCGAGGGGAGACGTACTCGGAACGGACGCGGGCTACAAGGCGACCATCCTCCACTGTCTCGCGTTCCACCCCATAACCTACGGGGAGGCGAGGGTGCGGGGGATAGAGGGGATAACCCTGGAAGACGTCAGACGGGCGGTGGAACGTGGAAACACCGTGAGGCTCGTGGCCGAGGTCAGGGAGGGGAAGGTTACCGTGGAACCGAGGGAGATACCGGGAGAAAGCCCGCTGGCCGTTGAGAGTCACGAGAACGTCGCGGTCATAAGAACCGACCTGCTCGGAGAGATGGTGATCAAGGGCGCTGGAGCCGGCCTGAGGGAGACGGCCAGCGGGGTCGTTAGCGACATCGTGAAGGCCTCGCTGAGGCTTGGGGGATGA
- the rrp4 gene encoding exosome complex RNA-binding protein Rrp4 has translation MRRIFVKSRELVVPGTLLAQGPFKSGRGTFREGNRIYSTVVGLVDIRGDAVRVIPLEGPYIPEVGDNVLGKIIDVRFSNWSVDIGAPYEANLRVQDATEERIDVLKTDLRKIFDIGDIIYAKIKAYNEINQIDLTTKGMPFKGGPLRGGQIVEITPSKVPRLIGKGGSMINLIKKLTGTRIIVGQNGWVWVSGRNEELERLAIEAVLKVDRESHTRGLTDRVKELLMDRLRELKEEGVIDEVPQIEETGEGEEG, from the coding sequence ATGAGACGGATTTTTGTAAAGAGTAGGGAACTCGTTGTCCCTGGGACACTGCTCGCCCAGGGGCCGTTTAAGAGCGGAAGAGGGACCTTCAGGGAAGGCAACAGGATATACTCAACCGTCGTTGGACTCGTTGATATCAGGGGAGACGCTGTAAGGGTGATCCCGCTTGAGGGCCCGTACATTCCAGAGGTCGGGGACAACGTTCTCGGCAAGATAATCGACGTCAGGTTCTCCAACTGGAGCGTGGACATAGGGGCACCCTACGAGGCCAACCTGCGCGTCCAGGACGCGACGGAGGAGCGCATAGACGTGCTGAAGACGGACCTGCGGAAGATATTCGACATCGGCGACATAATCTACGCTAAAATAAAGGCGTACAACGAGATAAACCAGATAGACCTCACAACGAAGGGCATGCCCTTCAAAGGTGGACCGCTCAGGGGAGGGCAGATAGTCGAGATAACGCCCTCCAAGGTGCCGAGGCTCATAGGAAAGGGCGGTTCCATGATAAACCTCATCAAGAAGCTCACGGGCACGAGGATAATAGTCGGCCAGAACGGCTGGGTATGGGTCAGCGGCAGGAACGAGGAGCTCGAGAGGCTGGCCATAGAGGCGGTACTCAAGGTGGACAGGGAGAGCCACACCCGGGGACTGACCGACAGGGTCAAGGAACTCCTCATGGACAGACTTCGGGAGCTGAAAGAGGAAGGAGTGATAGATGAGGTGCCCCAGATTGAGGAAACAGGAGAGGGTGAAGAAGGATGA
- a CDS encoding ribosome assembly factor SBDS, producing MPISVDKAVIARLKTHGETFEVLVDPYLARDFKEGKDVPMEELLATPYVFKDAHKGDKASEHEMEKIFGTSDPYEVAKVILKKGEVQLTAEQRREMLEEKRRYIATVIHRHAVDPRTGYPHPVDRILRAMEEAGVHIDLFKDAEAQIPGVIKAIRPLLPIKLEMKVIAVKVPGDYVGKAYGEVRKFGKIKREEWASDGSWMFLIEIPGGLEGEFYEKLNALTKGNAVTKLIERKGL from the coding sequence ATGCCCATAAGCGTTGATAAAGCCGTCATCGCCCGTCTGAAGACGCACGGCGAGACCTTTGAGGTACTCGTCGATCCCTACCTCGCGAGGGACTTCAAGGAGGGCAAGGACGTTCCCATGGAGGAGCTCCTCGCCACCCCCTACGTTTTCAAGGACGCCCACAAGGGTGACAAGGCCAGCGAGCACGAGATGGAGAAGATCTTCGGCACCAGCGACCCCTACGAGGTGGCCAAGGTAATACTCAAAAAGGGTGAGGTTCAGCTGACGGCTGAGCAGAGGAGGGAGATGCTCGAGGAGAAGAGGCGTTACATAGCCACTGTGATACACAGGCACGCCGTTGACCCGAGAACCGGTTATCCTCACCCCGTTGACAGGATCCTCCGGGCGATGGAAGAGGCTGGAGTTCACATTGACCTGTTCAAGGACGCTGAGGCTCAGATCCCGGGTGTCATCAAGGCCATAAGACCGCTCCTCCCGATAAAGCTCGAGATGAAGGTAATAGCCGTCAAGGTACCGGGCGACTACGTCGGCAAAGCTTACGGGGAGGTAAGGAAGTTCGGGAAGATAAAGCGCGAGGAGTGGGCCAGCGACGGCTCGTGGATGTTCCTCATCGAGATCCCCGGGGGACTCGAGGGGGAGTTTTATGAGAAACTTAACGCCCTCACGAAGGGCAACGCCGTAACTAAACTGATAGAGAGGAAGGGACTATGA
- the rrp42 gene encoding exosome complex protein Rrp42 produces MEVMASIMRDHILNLLKEGRRIDGRGLEDYRDLEIKVNVIEKAEGSAWVKLGNTQVLVGIKVDVGEPFPDLPESGVITTNVELVPLASPSFEPGPPDENAIELARVVDRGIRESAAVELDKLVIAPGKLVRVVFIDVHVLDHDGNLLDASGIGAIAALLSTRMPKVVYDEEKGELQTLDEYEPLPVRRIPIPVTMAKIGQSILVDPNLDEERVMDGRITVTTDENGMISSVQKGEGGSFKLEEVMYAVDLATKKAAEIREKVLEAVKAE; encoded by the coding sequence ATGGAAGTGATGGCCAGCATAATGCGCGACCACATCCTGAACCTCCTCAAGGAGGGGAGGAGGATAGACGGCCGGGGCCTCGAGGACTACCGCGACCTCGAGATAAAGGTCAACGTAATCGAGAAGGCCGAGGGTTCGGCGTGGGTCAAACTCGGCAACACCCAGGTCCTCGTCGGGATAAAGGTCGACGTGGGCGAGCCTTTCCCGGACCTTCCCGAGAGCGGCGTCATAACAACCAACGTCGAGCTCGTTCCCCTCGCCTCCCCGAGCTTTGAGCCCGGCCCGCCGGATGAGAACGCCATCGAGCTGGCGCGCGTTGTGGACAGGGGAATAAGGGAGAGCGCCGCTGTGGAGCTCGATAAGCTCGTAATCGCCCCGGGCAAGCTCGTCAGGGTCGTCTTCATCGATGTTCACGTCCTCGACCACGACGGTAACCTCCTCGACGCGAGTGGCATAGGGGCCATAGCCGCCCTGCTGAGCACCCGGATGCCCAAGGTCGTCTACGACGAGGAGAAGGGCGAGCTTCAGACCCTCGACGAGTACGAGCCCCTCCCCGTCCGCAGGATTCCGATCCCGGTCACGATGGCCAAGATCGGCCAGAGCATTCTCGTGGATCCAAACCTCGACGAGGAGCGCGTCATGGACGGCAGGATAACCGTCACCACGGACGAGAACGGAATGATATCGTCAGTTCAGAAGGGAGAGGGCGGAAGCTTCAAGCTCGAGGAGGTCATGTACGCCGTTGACCTGGCCACCAAAAAGGCTGCGGAGATAAGGGAGAAGGTTCTCGAGGCGGTTAAGGCCGAATGA
- the rrp41 gene encoding exosome complex exonuclease Rrp41, which yields MMGKPEGLKLIDENGRRIDGRKKYELRPIKMEVGVLKNADGSAYVEWGKNKILAAVYGPREIHPKHLQRPDRAILRVRYNMAPFSVEERKKPGPDRRSVEISKVIRGALEPALILEMFPRTAVDVFIEVLQADAGTRVAGITAASLALADAGVPMRDLVAACAAGKIDGEIVLDLNKEEDNYGESDVPVAIMPLKNDITLLQMDGYLTKDEFVEAVKLAIKGAKAVYQKQREALKTKYLKIAEEVGGGE from the coding sequence ATGATGGGCAAGCCAGAGGGTTTAAAGCTCATAGATGAGAACGGGAGGAGAATCGACGGGAGAAAGAAGTACGAACTCAGACCCATAAAGATGGAGGTTGGAGTGCTTAAGAACGCCGACGGCTCCGCCTACGTGGAGTGGGGCAAGAACAAGATCCTCGCCGCGGTCTACGGCCCGAGGGAGATCCACCCGAAGCACCTTCAGAGGCCCGATAGGGCCATACTACGCGTTAGATACAACATGGCCCCCTTCAGCGTTGAGGAGAGGAAGAAGCCCGGGCCGGATCGGAGGAGCGTCGAGATAAGCAAGGTCATAAGGGGCGCCCTTGAACCGGCTTTGATCCTCGAGATGTTTCCGAGAACGGCCGTGGACGTCTTCATTGAGGTTCTGCAGGCCGACGCCGGAACGAGGGTTGCTGGAATAACGGCTGCTTCTCTGGCCCTGGCCGATGCAGGTGTGCCCATGAGGGACCTCGTGGCGGCATGCGCCGCAGGAAAGATAGACGGGGAGATAGTCCTCGACCTCAACAAGGAGGAGGACAACTACGGCGAATCGGACGTTCCCGTGGCCATAATGCCCCTCAAGAACGACATAACCCTCCTTCAGATGGACGGCTACCTCACAAAGGACGAGTTCGTGGAGGCGGTAAAGCTCGCGATAAAGGGTGCCAAGGCGGTCTACCAGAAGCAGAGGGAGGCCCTGAAGACGAAGTACCTCAAAATAGCGGAGGAGGTCGGTGGAGGTGAGTGA
- the psmA gene encoding archaeal proteasome endopeptidase complex subunit alpha, whose amino-acid sequence MAFVPPQAGYDRAITVFSPDGRLFQVNYAREAVKKGATAVGVKWKEGVVLAVEKRITSKLIEPSSYEKIFQIDDHIAAAPSGIIADARVLVDRARLEAQVYRLTYGEPVPLTVLVKKICDLKQAHTQYGGVRPFGAALLMAGVNDKPELYETDPSGAYFEWKAVAIGSGRNTIMAIFEEHYSDDLDMEGAIKLAIMALAKTIEEPSADSIEVAYITMDDKRWKKLEKESIANYLNEILEEAKEEEVEEKAEDYSELDRNY is encoded by the coding sequence ATGGCGTTTGTACCACCACAGGCAGGTTACGACAGGGCCATTACCGTTTTCAGCCCTGATGGAAGGCTTTTCCAGGTGAACTACGCCCGGGAAGCTGTTAAGAAGGGAGCGACGGCCGTTGGCGTCAAGTGGAAGGAGGGTGTTGTCCTCGCGGTCGAGAAGAGGATAACCAGCAAGCTCATCGAGCCGAGCAGCTACGAGAAGATATTCCAGATAGACGACCACATAGCCGCCGCCCCGAGCGGTATAATCGCCGACGCGAGGGTTCTCGTTGACAGGGCCAGGTTGGAGGCCCAGGTTTACCGCCTCACCTACGGCGAACCCGTTCCGCTCACCGTTCTGGTGAAGAAGATATGCGACCTCAAACAGGCCCACACCCAGTACGGCGGTGTGAGGCCCTTCGGTGCCGCCCTGCTCATGGCGGGCGTCAACGATAAGCCCGAGCTCTACGAGACGGACCCGAGCGGGGCCTACTTCGAGTGGAAGGCCGTCGCGATAGGCAGCGGAAGGAACACCATCATGGCCATCTTCGAGGAGCACTACAGCGACGACCTCGACATGGAAGGGGCGATAAAGCTGGCCATAATGGCCCTCGCGAAGACCATCGAGGAGCCGAGCGCCGACTCCATAGAGGTGGCCTACATAACGATGGACGACAAGCGCTGGAAGAAGCTCGAGAAGGAAAGCATCGCCAATTACCTCAACGAGATCCTCGAGGAGGCCAAGGAGGAGGAAGTTGAGGAGAAGGCCGAGGACTACTCCGAGCTCGATCGGAACTACTGA
- a CDS encoding ZPR1 zinc finger domain-containing protein — MTEREGEIQEIRLGDCPICGGKNTLKALQYVHEIPYFGKVMESTIICERCGYRNADVIPLEDRPPRLYTVRVEEEKDLFTRVVRSKSGTIELEEIGVRIEPGPAAEGFVSNVEGILERVRETLLMTERFKEQEGDEEAVKKAEEILKYIEDVKTGKKPLTVRIMDPLGNSALIGEKVKSRLLTQEEIDSLSLGPYLRVDPEDEENPG, encoded by the coding sequence ATGACCGAGCGCGAAGGCGAGATCCAGGAGATAAGGCTGGGGGACTGCCCGATCTGTGGGGGCAAGAACACCCTCAAGGCCCTCCAGTACGTTCACGAGATTCCCTACTTCGGGAAGGTCATGGAGAGCACCATAATATGCGAGAGATGCGGTTACAGGAACGCCGACGTCATCCCGCTCGAGGACAGACCGCCGAGGCTCTACACAGTAAGGGTCGAGGAGGAGAAAGACCTATTCACGAGGGTGGTCAGGAGCAAGAGCGGGACCATCGAGCTGGAGGAGATAGGCGTCAGGATAGAGCCCGGGCCCGCGGCGGAGGGCTTCGTCAGCAACGTCGAGGGCATCCTGGAACGCGTCAGGGAGACCCTCCTGATGACGGAGCGCTTCAAGGAGCAGGAGGGGGACGAGGAGGCGGTTAAGAAAGCCGAGGAGATACTTAAGTACATAGAGGACGTGAAGACCGGTAAAAAGCCCCTGACCGTCAGGATAATGGATCCCCTCGGCAACAGCGCGTTAATAGGTGAGAAGGTGAAGAGCCGCCTGCTAACGCAGGAGGAGATAGACAGCCTGAGCCTCGGCCCTTACCTTCGCGTTGATCCTGAGGACGAGGAAAACCCCGGTTAA
- a CDS encoding cell division protein SepF — MGLFDSIKKREERARKKPPAVVKKEVAPRRDIDVVPLEEDVLAKEIVKPQIRYLKKIVVTSYADLERISEELQNGNVVLVDLTPLEAKPEVLEKVAEQVKGMVGALGGQAAKICKHEIKLILVPSDIRIAK, encoded by the coding sequence ATGGGACTGTTTGACAGCATTAAAAAGAGGGAAGAAAGGGCCAGGAAGAAGCCGCCCGCGGTGGTTAAAAAGGAGGTCGCTCCCAGGCGTGACATCGATGTCGTTCCTCTTGAGGAGGATGTTCTTGCTAAGGAGATAGTCAAACCCCAGATACGGTACCTCAAGAAGATCGTCGTTACGAGCTACGCCGACCTCGAGAGGATCTCCGAGGAACTCCAGAACGGCAACGTGGTTCTCGTCGATCTGACTCCTCTGGAGGCCAAGCCTGAGGTTCTCGAGAAGGTCGCCGAGCAGGTAAAGGGCATGGTAGGCGCCCTGGGCGGACAGGCCGCTAAAATATGCAAGCACGAGATAAAACTGATCCTCGTGCCATCGGACATCAGGATAGCCAAGTGA